A genomic segment from Yimella sp. cx-51 encodes:
- a CDS encoding glutamyl-tRNA reductase → MSLLVVGLSHRSAPVELLEQAALGDRGELLDIVLGQGDHVDEWMIVSTCNRVEIYGEVATFHGAVGEMSEALCAVTGLSIEELGDSLYAHYEERAIAHLFSVAAGLDSIAVGESQILAQLRQALSDGRSHGHLGSGLESVAQQALRVGKRVHAETEIDSVSKGLIERGISLAQHHIGPLSDARAVVIGAGAMSALATHTLSRLGAAEVTIVSRTLASAERLAAVTGAKVTPWENRAEALAEADFIVSCTGAVGHVISVDDARSSRLEGPQVYLDLALPRDVDPEVADLEDVHVFWLDDLREVAEEAGSRSQVRAVEELVTAEVAEFVTTRRAASVGPTVAAIRRYAADVVAAELQRLESRTTLDERQEAQVQLTIHRIVEKLLHTPTVRMKELAGSQDAADYTKLLHTLFDIDPFVSKVSHIPRQVGGER, encoded by the coding sequence GTGAGCCTTCTGGTCGTGGGTTTGTCCCACCGTTCGGCCCCGGTCGAACTCCTCGAGCAAGCCGCGTTGGGTGACCGGGGCGAACTGCTCGACATCGTCCTGGGCCAGGGCGATCATGTGGACGAGTGGATGATCGTCTCCACCTGCAACCGGGTCGAGATCTACGGCGAGGTCGCCACCTTCCACGGCGCCGTCGGCGAGATGAGCGAAGCGCTGTGCGCCGTCACAGGGCTGAGCATCGAAGAGCTCGGCGACAGCCTGTACGCCCATTACGAGGAACGCGCCATCGCGCACCTCTTCTCGGTGGCTGCCGGGCTCGACTCCATCGCGGTCGGGGAGAGCCAGATCCTTGCCCAGTTGCGCCAAGCTCTCAGCGACGGTCGCAGTCACGGACATCTGGGCAGCGGCCTGGAGTCGGTGGCCCAGCAGGCGCTGCGCGTCGGTAAGAGGGTGCACGCCGAGACCGAGATCGACAGTGTGAGCAAAGGGCTCATCGAGCGCGGAATCTCGTTGGCGCAGCATCACATCGGTCCGCTGAGCGATGCCCGCGCCGTGGTGATCGGTGCCGGTGCAATGAGCGCCCTCGCGACCCACACGCTGAGCCGCCTCGGGGCTGCTGAGGTCACGATCGTCAGCCGCACGCTCGCCAGCGCCGAGCGCCTGGCGGCCGTCACCGGCGCCAAGGTGACGCCCTGGGAAAACCGTGCGGAAGCATTGGCCGAAGCCGACTTCATCGTGTCGTGCACCGGTGCCGTCGGCCATGTGATTTCGGTGGACGACGCCCGATCAAGTCGTCTCGAGGGTCCACAGGTCTACCTCGACCTGGCGTTGCCCCGCGATGTCGACCCGGAGGTCGCCGACCTGGAAGACGTCCACGTCTTCTGGTTGGACGACCTGCGTGAGGTGGCCGAGGAAGCCGGTTCGCGCAGCCAGGTGCGGGCGGTCGAGGAGTTGGTGACCGCCGAGGTCGCCGAGTTCGTGACCACCCGCCGCGCCGCTTCGGTCGGACCGACAGTGGCCGCGATCCGTCGCTACGCGGCCGATGTCGTCGCTGCCGAGCTGCAGCGACTGGAATCACGCACCACCCTCGACGAGCGCCAGGAGGCGCAGGTGCAGTTGACCATCCACCGCATCGTGGAGAAGTTGCTGCATACACCGACGGTGCGGATGAAAGAACTGGCCGGCTCGCAGGACGCCGCCGACTACACCAAGTTGCTGCACACCTTGTTCGACATCGACCCGTTCGTGTCGAAGGTGTCGCACATTCCGCGCCAGGTGGGAGGAGAGCGATGA
- a CDS encoding bifunctional uroporphyrinogen-III C-methyltransferase/uroporphyrinogen-III synthase — MSTTPKTPAVVAFVGSGPGDPSLLTVRAADLLKRADVVVLDQVAREEFVAPFVGEGTEIVDAGHGETGQALTTASRAKLLVRTVKAAAKATDGALVVRLMDGDPATFNGLAEEATALHKAGIAFEIVPGVSAASAVPTYAGIPLTHNGSRAVHVISSSDNKVDYAASSADDTTVVLFGTDETLRTSLVRLRDAGRSEQTSVAVTTSGTTIHQKTHTFALEGAEAGLKAAGFTGSAVAVVGAPVAYRETLSWWETKPLFGWNVLVPRTKDQAGSMTSRLGDFGASSDVVPTISVEPPRTPQQMDRAIKGLVTGRYEWIGFTSQNAVKAVREKFEEFGLDARAFAGLKIAAVGGVTADALLAWGLRPDLVPEGEQSARGLLEAWPDYDDLLDPINRVFLPRADIATDTLVAGLQEIGWEVDDVTAYRTVRAAPPAPEVREAIKSGKFDAVCFTSSSTVRNLVGIAGKPHATTVVACIGPATAKTAEEHGLRVDVMAPEPSAEALVDALADFGRSLALSAAETGEEVRRPSQRRSTSRRKAKA, encoded by the coding sequence GTGAGCACCACCCCCAAGACGCCCGCCGTTGTCGCCTTCGTCGGCTCCGGCCCCGGCGACCCCAGCCTGTTGACCGTGCGTGCGGCCGACCTGCTGAAGCGAGCCGATGTCGTCGTGCTCGACCAGGTGGCTCGTGAAGAGTTCGTCGCGCCGTTCGTGGGTGAAGGCACCGAGATCGTCGACGCCGGTCACGGTGAGACCGGTCAGGCGTTGACTACCGCTTCGCGCGCCAAGCTGCTCGTCCGCACGGTGAAGGCTGCTGCCAAGGCCACCGACGGCGCGCTCGTCGTGCGTCTGATGGACGGCGACCCTGCGACGTTCAACGGTCTGGCCGAAGAGGCCACCGCGCTGCACAAGGCCGGCATCGCCTTCGAGATCGTCCCCGGCGTCAGTGCTGCTTCGGCAGTGCCGACGTACGCGGGTATTCCGTTGACGCACAACGGCTCTCGTGCCGTTCATGTTATTTCTTCCAGTGACAACAAGGTCGACTACGCCGCGTCCTCCGCAGACGACACCACGGTCGTGCTGTTCGGCACCGACGAGACGCTGCGCACCAGCCTGGTGCGCTTGCGCGACGCCGGTCGGTCGGAGCAGACCTCGGTCGCGGTGACCACCTCCGGCACGACGATTCACCAAAAGACCCACACCTTTGCCCTCGAAGGCGCCGAGGCGGGTCTGAAGGCCGCTGGCTTCACCGGTTCGGCGGTGGCCGTCGTCGGTGCGCCGGTTGCTTACCGCGAGACGCTGTCGTGGTGGGAGACCAAGCCGCTGTTCGGGTGGAACGTCCTGGTGCCGCGCACCAAGGACCAAGCGGGTTCGATGACATCGCGCTTGGGTGACTTCGGTGCGTCCAGTGATGTGGTGCCAACGATCAGCGTCGAGCCGCCGCGCACTCCGCAGCAGATGGACCGCGCGATCAAGGGCCTGGTCACCGGCCGTTACGAGTGGATCGGCTTCACCTCGCAGAACGCTGTCAAGGCCGTGCGGGAGAAGTTCGAGGAGTTCGGTCTGGACGCGCGTGCTTTCGCCGGCCTGAAGATCGCCGCCGTCGGTGGCGTCACTGCCGACGCGCTGCTGGCCTGGGGCCTGCGTCCCGACCTCGTGCCCGAGGGTGAGCAGTCGGCCCGCGGCCTGCTCGAGGCGTGGCCCGACTACGACGACCTGCTCGACCCCATCAACCGCGTCTTCCTGCCGCGTGCTGACATCGCCACCGACACCCTCGTGGCCGGCCTGCAGGAGATCGGTTGGGAGGTCGACGACGTCACCGCTTACCGCACCGTGCGTGCCGCCCCGCCGGCTCCGGAGGTGCGTGAGGCGATCAAGTCCGGCAAGTTCGACGCGGTCTGCTTCACCTCGTCCTCGACGGTGCGCAACCTCGTCGGTATCGCCGGCAAGCCGCACGCGACCACCGTTGTCGCCTGCATCGGTCCGGCCACGGCCAAGACTGCCGAGGAACACGGCCTGCGGGTCGACGTGATGGCGCCCGAGCCGTCCGCCGAGGCGCTCGTGGACGCGCTCGCCGACTTCGGCCGCAGCCTCGCGCTGTCAGCCGCCGAGACCGGTGAAGAGGTGCGGCGTCCCAGCCAGCGTCGCAGCACCTCGCGCCGCAAGGCCAAGGCCTAG
- the hemB gene encoding porphobilinogen synthase, with amino-acid sequence MTLSTQSPIIRPRRLRQTPAVRRMVAQTRLHPADLVLPMFIKEGIEAPVPIASMPGVVQHTLDSLVVAAREAVDAGVGGLMLFGVPAERDEIGSGATDPDGILNVALRRLRDELGDDTVLMADLCLDEFTSHGHCGVLAADGSVDNDGTLEIYGRMAVAQAEAGAHVVGPSGMMDGQVAVIRQSLDEAGFTDVIVLAYAAKYASAAFGPFREAVDSALKGDRATYQQDPANLTESLREVQLDLDEGADIVMVKPATLYLDVIAQVAPMVDVPLAAYHVSGEMAMIEAAAEKGWIDRDRMVMEQLTSIKRAGAQMILTYYAAEVAGKL; translated from the coding sequence GTGACCCTCTCGACCCAATCGCCGATCATCCGTCCGCGTCGTTTGCGGCAGACTCCGGCCGTGCGCCGGATGGTGGCACAGACGCGGCTGCACCCGGCCGATCTGGTGTTGCCGATGTTCATCAAGGAGGGCATCGAGGCACCGGTGCCGATCGCCTCGATGCCCGGTGTCGTCCAGCACACTCTCGACTCCCTCGTCGTTGCTGCACGCGAGGCGGTGGACGCCGGAGTCGGTGGCTTGATGCTGTTCGGTGTGCCGGCCGAGCGGGACGAGATCGGTTCTGGCGCAACGGATCCCGATGGCATCCTCAACGTTGCGCTGCGCAGGTTGCGCGACGAACTGGGTGACGACACCGTCCTGATGGCCGACCTCTGCCTGGACGAGTTCACCTCGCACGGGCACTGTGGAGTGCTGGCTGCCGACGGCTCGGTTGACAACGACGGCACGCTGGAGATCTACGGACGCATGGCGGTGGCGCAGGCCGAAGCCGGCGCACACGTCGTCGGACCGAGCGGGATGATGGACGGCCAGGTGGCCGTCATCCGGCAGTCGCTGGACGAGGCCGGATTCACCGATGTGATCGTGCTGGCCTACGCCGCGAAGTACGCATCCGCTGCTTTCGGACCCTTCCGGGAAGCCGTCGACTCCGCCCTCAAGGGCGATCGCGCGACCTACCAGCAAGATCCTGCCAACCTCACCGAGTCGTTGCGCGAAGTGCAGCTCGATCTCGACGAGGGCGCCGACATCGTTATGGTGAAGCCGGCCACGCTGTATCTCGACGTCATCGCGCAGGTCGCCCCGATGGTCGACGTGCCGTTGGCGGCTTACCACGTGAGCGGTGAAATGGCGATGATCGAAGCGGCCGCGGAGAAGGGTTGGATCGACCGCGACCGCATGGTCATGGAGCAGTTGACGAGCATCAAGCGGGCCGGTGCGCAGATGATCCTGACCTATTACGCGGCGGAGGTCGCGGGCAAGCTCTGA